AGGATTATCACTCAACTTGTCTTTACACTTCTGCCCTTTGACTTCTGCCGTATTGGGTAATGCCTTTGGGGATGGCCCACCATTGGTTGCTTGCTGTAATCTCAGCAATCTGGCCGGTATTGAGATTAGATTCAATGAGCACACCTTTGACTGTGAACAATATCCTGACTGCCAACACTTCCAGAGCACACTGGTTCAAACCAGAAGGTTTGCAAAAGCTAGTTGGGAACGCTACATACATAGACATACTGAAGGCAAGGCCAGTGCTCCTCCACCCGTGAACACTgatattcattcttcttccttctaaTAAAGGGCTCCACTGCATATTATGGGATGTGAATTATTAATGGGATGGACGATGGATGTTATGCAGATGAACTTAtgaaatacatgtgtgtgtatatttgtgtgtgtgtgtgtgtgtgtgtgtgtgtttatgagcagtcacttctatgagtttggctggAGTGCTGACTTGTCAATTCCCATAATGATGATAGGTATCGCAAGGTCAATGGAACCACACAAGAAGCTCTAAGTCAGActggtctctgttttctttctattattctttGGGTCCCTGGGAGGTCCTGTCCAGTACTGCTGTCCTGTTAATAATCGCCTGTCTTTCCTTTAGATGTCATCTTCTCTTCCTTAGGATGACATGCAGTGGTGAAGGGACACTCTTCATCCCTGTTGTAGGCTTACCCTCCCCAAAACAGAGATTGCCCATGTCCGGGTCGTGCTGCTCAAACAGAGGCACATACACCTCCAGGCACACATCTTGTCGTGTGTGTCCAGGAGCACTGAAGTTATGGGAACAACATGATTTTTGGGGTGTtcaaaatttttttggggggggacatAATTTAGTAATTTAGCTGGTacaaaatttgaagaattttatatttatattgaccCAAATGTAGTAATATTATAGAATCAGAGACAGATTTTATAGGAATTTTGGAATAAGAAAAAGTGACATCAGGGACATTTCCTTCTTGCACTGGGTTATTCTGTGCTGGTTTCCTGATCCTCTGGGGGCCCACTTTGTCTCCTCAACTGTGGAAAAGGCAAGGGTGCATAGCTCCAGGGTTGGGGCGTCCAGCCCGAGGAGGTGCTGAGTGGCTGAATCCGGCTGAGGCAGAAAAGCGGCGTGCTGCTGCATTGAGGGATGCCCAGATGTGGCCACAGCTGGCTGGGAGCCACCTTCGGGAGTCATTCCTGGGTTAATCCAGCCCGTTCAGAACAGCTGCCCCGGgtggacacatgcacacactcctgGTCATTTCCCTGCTCAGTGAGTCCACACCTGGGAACTGATTGCTATTTTAGTTTTGTGGCATGTTCACTGCTGCTTCAAAATAAGACAGATCGACGTGGCTGGGGACGAAGACTCCACCTGGCAGATTCTGCCTTGGGGAGAAATTAAGTGGTGCAGTGCTAAATGGCTTTCTGAGAGGAGATAGGGCTTATTAAGAGGTAAATCAACAGCAAGCGAGGTTTATAACCAACTGGATCCTGTGGGGAAGCAGgtgaaagggggggaatggaggaggagaaggtgctTAAGCTTCCATTTCTCAAATACTATGTGGGTTTTGTAAAAAGGGTTTCAAGGAACTAGAGTAGAGTGGATTTCTCAGGAAGCGTAGTTGTCTGTGGGATTTCCCATTCAGTGTAAGATGATGAGCTGACCTGGGCTGTCCTTCAGGAAGCTGGAATGTCAGGCCCAGGATGGTCAGCATCACTACCCCAGGGTGAAAGGGGAAGCCAGTGAGAATGAGTGCAATCTAGGGATTAAgagtgggtttgaatctcagcttcaccgcttactacctgtgtgacttggggaagttacttaatctttcagaGACTCTGTTTCTTCAGTTGAAGGTAATACGTGTATTTGCCTCAGAGGGTGATTGGAAGGATTAGTGACATGACCCATGTAAGGGACTGAGATCTTGGTTTTGCACTTAGTAAGTACTTGATGAATACAAGCTTCTTTTATGATGTTGATGACAATGAATGTTAATGCTTTGGTGAGGGCTAACCACCACCGCCAGCCCcagcattttcttcttcatgctaTTGGGATGCCTGCTTTATGTCTGTGATTACATTTCATGAATTGGGCTCAGGCACATAATGTGCAAACACAAGGAActtaaaaaatccaaacattttCCCCAAGTCCAGAAAAGAAGGACCCAAATTCAGCCTACTGAAGACTAAGGGCTCTGGATGCTGGCTACTGGGCAAACTCCCAGAAAAATACATTGTTAAAATCAGGGCTGCCCATCAAGTTCTTTGTGGATGTTGACAGACTagttctaaagtttatataaagAGGCTAAAGACCCACACTAGCCAACTCGATAATTGAAGGAGAGGATTGGCACTACCTATCCTcgagacttactataaagttacggtaatcaagacagtgcggtattggcaagacaagaaacaaatagatcaatggaacagaatagatagcccagaaatagattcacataaTTATAGTCCACTGacttttgacaaaggaacaaaggcaatacaaccgaggaaagataatcttttcaacaaatggatgtccacatgccaaaaaaaaaaaaaaaaaaaaaaaacacgagaagaatccagacacagaccttacactcttgacaaaaattaactcagaatgcatcacagacctaaatgtaacatgcagaactataaaactcctagaagacaacatagcaggaaacctagatgaccttaggTATGGCGATGACCTTTTAGGTAAACACCATAGGCACTATTCATGAAAGAAGTAACTGAGacgctggacttcattaaaattaaaaatttctgttctgTGAGAGAATggtaagagaatgagaagacgagCCAccatctgggagaaaatatgtgttttgcaaaagacacatctgataaagggtcattattcaaaatataaaaagagaaaaacaaactcaaaactcaacaagagaacaaacaacccgattaaaaatggagaaaagatctgaatagacatctcaccaaagaagatatacagatgtcagATAAGCCTGAAAAGAGCTGCACATCccatgtcatcagagaaatgcaaattaaaatgagataccacacAATACCTGTTTGAATGCCCCGACTCTTGACCACTCACACCACCAGTTGCTGGTGGGGAGGTAGAGCGAGAGGCACTCTCACATGCTGTTGGTAGGAGTGCACAATGGTTCCAGCCCCTTTGAGAGACAAGGTGGTGGTTTCTTACACAACTAAACGTATCCTTACTCTACGAGCTAGCAATCACATATCCTATTTACctgaatgagttgaaaacttatgccaTGCAAAATCCCACACATgtatgtttatggcagctttcttcataacttccaaaacttggaagcatccagatgtccttcagtaggtgaatgaatgaactatggTACatgcagacaatgaaatattattcatagctaaaaagaagtgagctatcaagccatgataaGACATGGAGGGAACTTACATGCAtatggctaagtgaaagaagccaatgtgaaaaggctacacactgtatgatgtcAACtgtaagacattctggaaaaggcaaaactatggagacagtaaaaataacagtgattgccaggggttgggaggtgggtagggatgaacagatggagcacagaggatatttagggaagtgaaactactctgtatgataccgtcATGGTGGATACAGGTCGTTATACATTtgaccaaacccatagaatgtataataCCTAGAGTGAGCCGtcttgtaaactatggactttgggtgactatGATGTCTCAATGTTGGTTCATTAATTTCGACAAACGGACCACTTtggtgagggatgttgataatggaggaagTTGTGCGTGTGTGAGggcagagggtatatgggaaatctctgtaccttcccctcagtttTACTGTGAAGCTAAAACAAGGCTGGAGGAAATTTGATAAATCTCCAGTTCGGGTGAGGAAACTGACCTGGCCAAGGTGTATAGCAACAAAACTTGGGTTGGAACCTCTATTCTTTCCATGGCTCCAAGAAGAGTCAAGCGTCCTGAAGCTGGTTCAGGAATACTTGAAATGCCCAACTGTCTTTGTCTTGACAGCGGTGTGCTCACGTAGAGACAGTATCGTGGGGGTGGTTCAAAGCTCTGGAGTCATGTGAGCCTGACTAAACCCCAGAACTACTACTTACTTCTTACATACAAGGTAGTGTGACCCTGAACCCACTACTTGACTGTATGACCCTCAATTTATTCATCTaccaaatggacaaataaaatctaTTCTACAGGTTAAAGTGAGAGTTCAATAAGATAATACATGAAATGACCTTAGAGCAAATGGCATTTACTGCTGCTATTATGATCATTAGTTATTATTAGCTTGGAGCAAACAGGGTCACTGCTGTGGTGATAGGAGAACAGAATCTGTGTGGTTGTCTATTTTCCTGAGCTGTCGTGAATGAGGGGTGGGCTTTGTGGTTGGAGGAGGAGCTTAGTAAGGGGGAAGGAACTGCAAAGGGAGGAAGGGTCCTGTGGCTTCTGTCCTGACCTGGTCCCACAAAATGGAAATGGAACAGCAGTTAAAGGTTTGGCGTTAAGTTAAAGTTACGCTAAAGACAGCGTGGGCCTGGGACAGAGGGCAGTGAGCGCAGCTGTGTCCCCGCACCCGCCTGTTTGCTACAGACCATGATGACAGGGGCTTTAGACTCAGGGAAGCTCCAGAAAGAAACAGCTGAGGCCAGAGGAGTGGGTAGGAGACCTGGACCCCTGGCTTGGATGGACATATTGGGGGACATGAACATATTAACTATACCTGAGGATGCCCAGATATACCTGGGGAGGCCTGAGTATTAGGGCGGGAAGAATGAAGACCCAAATCAGCAGCTTGGGGcatctgtatttatgtgaattcaTTAACACCCAGAGGCCTAATTGTTTCATGTGTCTTCTACTTTCAACTGTGTAATAAGCTTGCTGAGAGCTGGGATGACCCTGAGTCTTACATTTCCGTACCTACACGGAGTCCGGTATGGTGTCTAGCACACAGgggagtgttcagtaaatattcagtaaCTGATTCCTTGTAGATTGGTCTTGAACATGAGGCAGTAGAGGAGAAGCTTTTCCTAATCTTGAGTCATTTTGACATCTTTTTGTTATGGACGCACTAATGGAGGCTTCCCCAAATGGCATCATAATAATATGATGTATGATATGATGAGATATGATgagatgaaataatataatataatgtatttaatGTAATGTAATAGAATAAACTTATTTGTATTAAGTGCCTGTAATAAGCCCAGCATTTAACCAACGTTACCATTTAGCTGCCTAATAATGACAcaacttttattattactgttatctcagtttcatagatgaggaaacttaagccCAGAAAGGTTATCTAACTTGTGTAAGGTCACGTAGGTGTGTCTGCCAGGACATAGGAGTGATAGCTGTGGGGACTTCATGGCTCAGCGTGGTCTCTTGGTCCTGTTCAAAAGTGCAGTACTAAGCAGATGACGCCTCAGAAGCTGGTGACATAAACATAACTGAGGCTGGGTGGGGAACAGGAGCCTCAGCTTTTGGAATTGTGAGCTCCACAGTGGCAAATCAGAGGCTATAAATGCTCACCCGCTCAGATACAAATCAGGCCTGTTGACACAAGTGCAGAGCTTCAGGGACCCCTGAATTCTTGTTTTATGATTCTTCCACCCATTGAGTTTGGGGGAGAACCTAATGCATTCTATCCTGAAATGACAAGCTGACTTGGCCAACATAGTTTATGGCCTTCTCTGAGCACAGGGCGAGGCCATGGGAGTCGGGTGGGCACTTGCAAAACTGACCCTTTAGAGAGGAGGCTACTTGGCTGGTGCCAAATGCAGAGCAAAGTCCCGCAGAGTGGGTGCAGGGGTCTGCTGGTCTGTCAACTACAGCCAGTGGCACTTTTCATAGTCATGCTTCAAATGACACTGTGATCCTCTGTTTTGTgcactttcagattctttccccaggccTATTTTGCTATGTTATTAAAGCTTGGCGTCAAGTTCTATGGTAAAGCGTTTGTCTTCTTCCATGCGGTTCAACACCCCAGCCAATGATCTGTCTTTCTTACTTCCCTTGAGTCAAGCTCATGGTGACTCTTGGCTATCAAGGTTATAGAACTCTCCTTAGTAATACTTTAGCCAATATTTTCGGAGGGCTACTGAATGCCAGAAACTATACgaagcattttacatgcattacttCATTTAACAGCTGCAGCAAACCGATGGGACAGCTGTTCACACACGTGCCTCTAATACAGCCCATCAAAGACCTGGCTGCACGACTTACACAAGTGAATGTACTGAAATGAGATTCTGCTTCTTAGCTGAAAAACCACAGAACCTGTAAACATCATGTAGATGATTACTCCAAAATAGGGAGATAAAAATACAAGCACTTTAtttgaaaaagcaaacacaaaagatAGGTGTAAATTCAAAGTGTTTACATGCTTCCATTTTGAATAATTCAGTTAAGAACCTATACAAGTTTGTTCCCAGAAGCTAATGCACCAATCACTAGTCTCCACTAAGGAAAAGGAATTCTAAAAATTAACATGGTTTTCAATAACTCAGATTTCACTATTTATATAGAAACCTAGAGAGACCAATAATATCCAATAGCTTCAAAAGATAAGCTAAAGACTTCTTGATGTAATCAATTTACCAATGTTTAATATACACACAAGGAAAATACACTCACTctataatttcttataaaatagcaAGTAAGGAGTAGATGTAGGAGAtgtagaaggggaaagagaattcaaaaagtccttctcttcagtAACTTTCACTTGAGAATCATTAAAAAGCAACCACTTCCCCTCATACCCCTTTAAGCTTtgcactgcatatgaaattttgttttcaaaatcactcATGTTAATGCCTGTTTGGTCATTGGATTCCTTGTTTCTATCAGATTCATGGGTCCCATTAGTATTGTTAGtctcagaatttctattttcagCAAATGCTGCACTGGCAACTTTATCAGGATGAGATGCTTTGTTGAATAACTCATAATCTGCTTGAGTCTTTTGTCCTCTGAGAAGTCCAAGagtgtctacattttttttgttcaAAACTTTACTTGGCTGGGTATTTCCACTGACTCTAATCGACACTTCTTCATCGTCATAGTTTTTGACCACACCCCTTGCTTCCTCCTTGTTCGATGGTCCTGGCTTACCTACTTCACACGTTTGGTCGATCACAAAATTTTCCTCATCTAGTTCTAAACTGTTAAGGTCAGTGACTTTCACAGAAGCAGTATAATGCCCGCTACTAATTGTAATGCCACTATGCATCACAACTGCAAATAATCCATAGCTGTCCTTGGTTGGCTTTGTGCTCCATTCTTCTAGTGACAGTTTAAGGGGTATCAGTAAAGGAGTGTTGATCTTGGAAAGTCCACCACCATAACAATCAAACTCCAAGCCACTAGCAGCAAAGCACTTCAAATGAATAGTTAGAACTTCAGGCATTGCGTCAAACAAAAGACTTCGTTCAGCTTCAGTATAAtgatggcaattttcacagaaatatttattttctcctccaaTCCTCTCCACTGAAGCAAACTGGGAAATTGCCCATCTCAGGGTCTTCATGTCTGGTTTTGGCTCTGAAGAACTTTCAGGACTCTCCTCTACTTTGGAAAGCTCATCTTCTTGCACTGGTACGATGACGTCTTGaaactcttctcttctttctgttaaaCTTTCACATTCTAAGCAACGAGTCCTTATTACCAGCTGaccttgaaataatttctccacCAGCTCAAAACCAAttggctctgcacctttgttgATGGGCTTAACTTCCTTCACAGGCATAACGTTCTTCCCTGGAGATTGAAGTCCACAACCATCAGCTGTATTATCATTCTCATACTTCCCCATGTCCTCTTCAAGAccacattcattttctttagattgtCCTTTGGATTCTTGGTTGGTTGTTATTTTACCCAGACTAAAGGATTTAGAAATAATGCTGGGTTGCTTAGCTGTAGACTTGAACCGGTTTCTTTTAACTCTTGATTTCTTTTGTGAGGGTCTTGCACtctcattttcagaaatgtaCTGGGGGATTATTTTAGCAGGAATATCTGATGAATCAACGGTagcttttctttttgatctggtttgtctctggttttctttcaaagACTGGTGGTCCTTAGAGACTTTAACTTTTCTCTTCATGTTACCAAGTTCagtgtcactttttcttttcccatgtacttttGGCAGTTTTTCTTTATAGTCTTCAGAATGCCTCATACTGTCCATCTCCA
This window of the Mesoplodon densirostris isolate mMesDen1 chromosome 3, mMesDen1 primary haplotype, whole genome shotgun sequence genome carries:
- the LOC132485956 gene encoding LOW QUALITY PROTEIN: ubiquitin carboxyl-terminal hydrolase 1-like (The sequence of the model RefSeq protein was modified relative to this genomic sequence to represent the inferred CDS: deleted 1 base in 1 codon): MPRVIPRESNRLSRGSPSKKPRRPLKFFQKKETKRALDFTDSQGNEEKTSEYRGSEIDQVIPAAQSSRVNCEKRKNLLPFVGLNNLGNTCYLNSILQVLYFCPGFKSGVKHLFNSISRKKEALKDEASQKAKGNCKGDSSVSFELICSLHSLIISVEQLQASFLLHPEKYTRKLATQPRRLLNTLRKLNPMYGGYLQHDAQEVLQCILGHIQETCHLLRKGVKNVAELSTKVEEKHQKEEMSGHNSMEMDSMRHSEDYKEKLPKVHGKRKSDTELGNMKRKVKVSKDHQSLKENQRQTRSKRKATVDSSDIPAKIIPQYISENESARPSQKKSRVKRNRFKSTAKQPSIISKSFSLGKITTNQESKGQSKENECGLEEDMGKYENDNTADGCGLQSPGKNVMPVKEVKPINKGAEPIGFELVEKLFQGQLVIRTRCLECESLTERREEFQDVIVPVQEDELSKVEESPESSSEPKPDMKTLRWAISQFASVERIGGENKYFCENCHHYTEAERSLLFDAMPEVLTIHLKCFAASGLEFDCYGGGLSKINTPLLIPLKLSLEEWSTKPTKDSYGLFAVVMHSGITISSGHYTASVKVTDLNSLELDEENFVIDQTCEVGKPGPSNKEEARGVVKNYDDEEVSIRVSGNTQPSKVLNKKNVDTLGLLRGQKTQADYELFNKASHPDKVASAAFAENRNSETNNTNGTHESDRNKESNDQTGINMSDFENKISYAVQSLKGYEGKWLLFNDSQVKVTEEKDFLNSLSPSTSPTSTPYLLFYKKL